One segment of Halomonas sp. TD01 DNA contains the following:
- a CDS encoding uracil-xanthine permease family protein: protein MRHSASHESWPKMLLTGAQMLFVAFGALVLVPLLTGLDPSVALFTAGIGTLVFHGITKQTVPVFLASSFAFIAPIQGSIASFGVSATLGGLMAAGVVYVAISQAVRVKGTAWLHRLLPPVVVGPVIMVIGLALAPVAVSMATGETSDNIGYGQAIFLSMASLLVTLILAVFGRGILRLVPIMGGIAVGYGLALVMGVVDFTPVRDAAWLSVPSFTAPSFHWAAILFMIPVAIAPAVEHIGDMVAIGSVTRKNYLEKPGLHRTLLGDGLATIAAALFGGPPNTTYSEVTGAVTLTKAFNPMYMIIAAVIAIVLAFVGKLGALLQTIPGPVMGGIMTLLFGSIAVVGMNTLVRAGQSLTAARNLVVVSLILVFGIGGMQFGGGQFTLQGVSLAALVGIALNWLLPVEKEGE, encoded by the coding sequence ATGAGACATTCAGCAAGTCATGAGTCTTGGCCCAAAATGCTGCTGACAGGTGCACAAATGCTATTCGTAGCCTTTGGTGCGCTGGTATTAGTACCGTTGTTGACTGGGCTAGATCCCAGTGTCGCACTATTTACGGCGGGTATTGGTACGCTGGTGTTCCACGGCATTACCAAACAGACTGTGCCGGTTTTCTTGGCGTCATCATTTGCGTTCATTGCACCTATTCAAGGCTCGATTGCAAGCTTCGGTGTATCGGCCACGCTGGGTGGCTTGATGGCGGCAGGGGTGGTGTACGTTGCTATTTCTCAAGCAGTACGTGTTAAAGGCACCGCTTGGTTGCACAGACTGTTGCCGCCTGTCGTGGTCGGGCCGGTCATCATGGTGATTGGTTTAGCGTTGGCGCCAGTCGCTGTCAGTATGGCGACAGGAGAGACAAGCGATAACATTGGTTATGGCCAAGCGATTTTCCTTTCCATGGCTAGCTTGCTGGTGACGCTTATATTGGCTGTTTTCGGGCGTGGAATTTTACGCTTGGTGCCGATTATGGGTGGCATTGCAGTGGGGTATGGTTTGGCGCTTGTTATGGGCGTTGTCGATTTTACCCCCGTGCGTGACGCTGCTTGGCTATCAGTGCCCAGCTTTACCGCGCCGAGTTTTCACTGGGCGGCTATCTTATTCATGATTCCGGTCGCGATTGCCCCTGCGGTTGAGCATATCGGCGACATGGTGGCGATAGGTTCAGTTACGCGCAAAAACTATCTAGAGAAGCCAGGCCTTCATCGCACCCTGCTAGGCGATGGGTTGGCGACAATAGCGGCTGCGCTGTTTGGCGGTCCCCCTAATACCACCTATTCAGAAGTGACGGGGGCAGTGACGCTGACTAAGGCATTCAACCCCATGTACATGATCATCGCCGCGGTGATTGCGATTGTCCTGGCCTTTGTGGGTAAGCTGGGCGCGTTACTGCAAACTATTCCTGGTCCTGTGATGGGCGGTATTATGACCCTGCTGTTTGGTTCGATTGCGGTGGTGGGTATGAATACTCTGGTGCGTGCAGGTCAATCATTAACTGCGGCGCGCAATCTCGTGGTGGTTTCATTAATTCTAGTATTTGGAATAGGTGGAATGCAGTTTGGTGGCGGTCAGTTCACTCTCCAGGGCGTGAGCTTGGCGGCATTGGTTGGCATTGCGCTAAACTGGCTCTTACCTGTTGAAAAAGAGGGCGAGTAG
- the upp gene encoding uracil phosphoribosyltransferase — MSVYAINHPLVQHKLGLLREADLSTKSFRELAGEVAKLLTYEATKGLELEDHEIQGWNNEPIATRRLKGKKVTVVPILRAGLGMLEGVTDLIPSARVSVVGLYRDEETLQPVPYFAKFANDIEERMALVIDPMLATGGSMVATLDMLRERGCEHMKVIVLVAAPEGIKRVQDAYPDVEIYTASVDDRLDENGYIVPGLGDAGDKIFGTR, encoded by the coding sequence ATGAGTGTTTACGCCATTAATCATCCGCTTGTTCAACATAAGCTGGGACTGCTGCGCGAAGCTGATTTGAGCACCAAGAGCTTCCGAGAGCTAGCAGGTGAAGTGGCTAAGCTTCTGACCTATGAAGCAACAAAAGGTCTAGAGCTTGAGGATCATGAGATTCAAGGCTGGAACAACGAGCCTATCGCGACGCGTCGCTTAAAAGGAAAAAAAGTAACGGTTGTGCCAATTCTGCGAGCCGGTTTAGGCATGCTAGAGGGCGTAACTGACCTAATCCCAAGCGCACGCGTCAGTGTAGTGGGTCTTTATCGTGATGAAGAGACTCTTCAGCCAGTGCCTTATTTCGCCAAGTTCGCCAATGATATTGAAGAGCGCATGGCGCTAGTTATCGACCCTATGCTTGCGACTGGTGGCTCAATGGTTGCGACGCTAGATATGTTACGTGAACGTGGTTGTGAACATATGAAAGTCATTGTGCTGGTAGCTGCCCCTGAGGGCATTAAGCGAGTTCAGGACGCGTATCCAGATGTTGAGATTTACACAGCATCCGTTGATGACCGGCTAGATGAGAACGGTTATATCGTCCCTGGTTTGGGAGATGCCGGCGATAAGATCTTCGGGACGCGCTAA